One stretch of Paenibacillus sp. FSL R5-0341 DNA includes these proteins:
- a CDS encoding ABC-F family ATP-binding cassette domain-containing protein: MLLQVSGIIKRFGVDPILDGVNLQILERERIGLVGVNGAGKSTLLKIVAGEMSYDGGQIFKSKETTLGYLAQNSGLQSDRSIWEEMMNVFAHLTQAEADLRQMERDIADPAQMEDEKKYADLLERYAKRSDWFKDHGGYEMETRIRSVLHGMGFGEFSPDTPIATLSGGQKTRLALARILLQAPDLLMLDEPTNYLDIATLTWLEDYLRGYSGALLVVSHDRYFLDRLVTTIVEIERHRSKKYTGNYSRYMELKAAEYETQMKQYEKQQGEISKMEDFVQKNIVRASTTKRAQSRRKALDKMERLDKPMGDLKKAHFSFETAVMSGKEVLRVDQLSVAYDEASPLFRNVSFDLRRGETVALIGPNGIGKSTMLKCLTGSLRPVTGDIQWGTKVQIGYYDQEQTGLNPSNTVLEELWSAYPGMEEARIRTVLGNFLFSGDDVLKKISSLSGGEKARVSLSKLMLKEANMLILDEPTNHLDLFAKEVLEAALMDYEGTLLFISHDRYFLNKMAERIVELHPGGTEHYLGNYDDYVEKKQELEDIAREAAEARQASSKNSSKSDLSTSTTEKSGAASFEAEKQAKREERNRQRKQEALEQQIADLETKITELEEQMALPEIYQDYMKLQELQQQSEEHKAQLTKAYEEWEELAME, translated from the coding sequence ATGCTGCTGCAAGTATCCGGAATTATCAAACGTTTTGGTGTCGATCCAATCCTGGACGGCGTGAACTTACAAATATTAGAACGCGAGCGCATCGGCCTCGTTGGTGTAAACGGTGCAGGGAAATCCACTTTGCTCAAAATTGTGGCGGGTGAAATGTCTTATGACGGAGGACAGATTTTCAAATCCAAAGAAACGACGCTCGGTTACCTGGCTCAGAATAGCGGGCTGCAATCCGACCGCAGCATTTGGGAAGAAATGATGAACGTGTTCGCTCACCTGACACAGGCTGAAGCAGATTTGCGTCAGATGGAACGCGACATTGCCGACCCTGCCCAGATGGAAGACGAGAAAAAATATGCTGACCTGCTGGAACGTTATGCGAAACGCTCTGACTGGTTCAAGGACCATGGTGGCTACGAGATGGAAACTCGCATTCGCAGTGTATTGCACGGGATGGGATTCGGCGAATTTTCGCCTGACACCCCTATTGCTACCCTGAGCGGCGGGCAGAAGACACGTCTTGCGCTTGCTCGTATTTTGCTTCAGGCACCTGATCTGCTCATGCTGGACGAGCCTACCAACTATCTCGATATCGCCACTCTTACATGGTTGGAAGATTATTTGAGAGGGTATTCAGGCGCACTGCTCGTAGTATCCCATGACCGTTACTTCCTGGATCGACTCGTAACGACCATCGTGGAGATCGAACGTCACCGCTCCAAAAAATACACGGGCAATTACAGCCGTTATATGGAACTCAAAGCTGCCGAGTATGAAACTCAGATGAAGCAATATGAGAAACAGCAAGGCGAAATCTCCAAGATGGAGGATTTTGTTCAGAAAAATATCGTGCGTGCTTCGACGACCAAACGGGCGCAAAGCCGCCGCAAGGCCCTCGACAAAATGGAACGCCTGGATAAACCGATGGGAGATTTGAAAAAAGCCCATTTTTCATTTGAAACCGCCGTTATGTCTGGCAAAGAAGTGCTTCGTGTGGATCAGTTGTCTGTCGCTTATGACGAGGCTTCTCCATTGTTCCGCAATGTATCCTTCGATCTGCGGCGCGGTGAAACCGTTGCCCTAATTGGTCCAAACGGTATTGGTAAATCCACCATGCTGAAGTGTCTCACCGGAAGTTTACGTCCGGTAACCGGGGATATTCAATGGGGAACGAAAGTGCAGATTGGCTACTATGATCAGGAACAGACGGGGCTCAATCCGTCCAACACAGTTCTGGAAGAGCTGTGGAGTGCCTATCCCGGGATGGAAGAAGCACGTATTCGGACCGTACTGGGGAACTTTTTGTTCAGCGGTGACGATGTGCTCAAGAAAATCTCCTCCCTCAGCGGTGGTGAGAAAGCACGTGTTTCTCTCTCCAAGTTGATGCTGAAGGAAGCCAACATGCTCATTCTGGATGAGCCTACGAACCATCTCGACCTGTTTGCCAAAGAAGTGCTGGAAGCCGCATTAATGGATTATGAAGGCACCCTGCTGTTCATCTCCCATGACCGGTACTTCCTTAACAAAATGGCTGAACGGATTGTCGAGCTTCATCCAGGTGGAACGGAACACTATCTCGGAAATTATGATGATTATGTGGAGAAGAAACAGGAGCTTGAGGACATCGCACGCGAAGCTGCTGAGGCACGTCAGGCTTCGTCCAAGAACTCGTCCAAATCCGATCTGAGTACATCCACAACCGAAAAATCCGGAGCTGCTTCATTCGAAGCGGAAAAACAGGCGAAGCGTGAAGAGCGTAACCGTCAACGCAAGCAGGAAGCTCTGGAACAGCAGATTGCGGACCTGGAAACGAAGATTACCGAGCTTGAGGAGCAGATGGCTCTGCCTGAAATCTATCAGGATTATATGAAGCTGCAAGAACTCCAGCAACAGTCGGAGGAACACAAGGCACAACTCACCAAAGCGTACGAAGAATGGGAAGAACTAGCCATGGAATAG
- a CDS encoding 5-formyltetrahydrofolate cyclo-ligase: MQDHAELKSQLRSRLRQSRDLMDASMRQQAMTKINAGMKRELERLRQDKRKVVNRPLVIFSYLSYGSEASTAFLFQEGWNHGDVMLAPKVLANPPRMELRQVTGEQDLEPGIWGIPEPKVSCEVLSPEDWPDIDLVLVPGLGYDLHGGRIGYGGGYYDRFAETLAAQCAMTDKKPLMAAMVLPGQLQDEIPMDLLDLRIDLLITTEGILHIE, from the coding sequence ATGCAGGATCATGCGGAACTGAAAAGTCAGCTTCGATCCAGACTGAGACAGAGCCGTGATCTGATGGATGCAAGCATGCGTCAGCAGGCAATGACTAAGATTAATGCTGGGATGAAGCGTGAGCTGGAGCGCCTCAGACAGGACAAGCGGAAGGTCGTGAACAGACCACTCGTCATATTCAGTTATTTGTCCTATGGAAGCGAAGCATCCACAGCGTTTCTGTTTCAAGAGGGTTGGAACCATGGAGATGTGATGTTAGCACCGAAGGTATTGGCGAATCCACCACGAATGGAACTGAGGCAAGTAACCGGAGAACAGGATTTGGAGCCAGGCATATGGGGCATACCAGAACCCAAGGTTTCCTGTGAAGTTCTTTCACCTGAAGATTGGCCGGATATCGATCTCGTTCTGGTACCTGGGCTTGGTTATGATCTACATGGAGGGCGCATTGGTTATGGTGGCGGTTATTATGACCGTTTTGCCGAGACGCTTGCAGCACAATGTGCGATGACGGACAAGAAACCGTTGATGGCTGCAATGGTATTGCCGGGTCAGCTACAGGATGAGATTCCGATGGACCTGCTCGATCTACGGATTGATCTGTTGATAACAACCGAAGGTATATTACATATCGAATAA
- the moaC gene encoding cyclic pyranopterin monophosphate synthase MoaC, whose protein sequence is MSSEANNGQASGGKLTHFNEQGRARMVDISGKEITVRTAVAVTKVTMNPDTLEAIREGRIGKGDVLAVAQIAGIQGAKKTSDWIPMCHPLALTGVDIRFHDNGVDELHIEVTVKTEGKTGVEMEALTAASAAALTVYDMCKAMQKDMIIGPTMLNSKSGGKNGDYSR, encoded by the coding sequence TTGAGTTCAGAAGCGAATAACGGCCAGGCTTCCGGTGGCAAACTGACCCATTTTAATGAACAGGGGCGGGCCCGGATGGTTGATATTTCGGGTAAGGAAATTACCGTACGTACGGCTGTGGCCGTAACGAAAGTGACGATGAATCCAGATACACTGGAAGCGATTCGGGAGGGCCGAATCGGCAAAGGTGACGTTCTGGCTGTGGCTCAGATTGCCGGGATTCAAGGTGCAAAGAAAACGTCGGACTGGATTCCGATGTGCCATCCCTTGGCACTGACGGGTGTGGATATTCGTTTTCATGATAACGGAGTGGATGAATTACACATTGAAGTCACTGTCAAAACGGAAGGTAAAACGGGTGTTGAAATGGAGGCGCTCACGGCTGCCTCGGCTGCAGCACTGACGGTCTATGACATGTGTAAGGCGATGCAAAAAGATATGATTATCGGTCCAACCATGCTGAATTCCAAGAGTGGTGGCAAAAACGGCGATTACAGCCGATAA
- a CDS encoding MogA/MoaB family molybdenum cofactor biosynthesis protein, with product MVWRTAILTASDKGARGEREDTSAQVIRELVEEELGGQIVEYRIVPDEPDEIIAALIEMTDYFHADLVLTTGGTELAIRDITPEATRRVIEREVPGMAEAMRYSVMSKNRSAMLFRGVCGIRGRTLIVNLPGTPKGVHEHLAAIMDQLPEALLMVTGQFKQ from the coding sequence ATGGTGTGGAGAACAGCAATCCTGACAGCCAGCGACAAAGGAGCCCGCGGGGAACGTGAGGATACGAGTGCACAAGTCATTCGGGAACTGGTGGAAGAAGAGCTGGGTGGTCAAATCGTGGAGTATCGCATCGTTCCGGATGAACCCGATGAGATTATTGCGGCTTTGATTGAGATGACGGATTATTTTCACGCCGATCTGGTGCTGACTACCGGTGGTACGGAGCTGGCCATTCGTGATATTACTCCGGAGGCGACCCGGCGCGTGATTGAACGGGAAGTTCCTGGGATGGCAGAGGCCATGCGTTACAGTGTAATGAGTAAAAACCGTTCTGCAATGCTGTTCCGTGGTGTATGTGGTATTCGTGGACGTACGCTGATTGTCAATCTGCCAGGTACACCGAAGGGTGTGCATGAACATTTGGCTGCCATTATGGATCAGCTTCCGGAAGCGCTGCTCATGGTTACGGGGCAGTTCAAGCAATAA
- the tatA gene encoding twin-arginine translocase TatA/TatE family subunit, producing MLSSIGPTGFILLAVIALLLFGPNKLPELGRAVGRTFREFKEGAREIISEDDSSNRKEQEKAKPLAAESTPADKPADKRLPE from the coding sequence ATGTTAAGTTCCATTGGACCAACGGGTTTTATTTTGCTGGCCGTGATTGCATTGTTGTTGTTTGGACCCAACAAACTTCCGGAACTGGGACGTGCAGTTGGGCGTACCTTCCGTGAATTCAAAGAGGGCGCTCGCGAGATTATCTCTGAGGATGACTCCTCCAATCGTAAAGAGCAGGAGAAAGCGAAACCGCTGGCGGCTGAGAGCACACCTGCAGACAAGCCTGCTGATAAACGCCTGCCGGAATAA
- the tatC gene encoding twin-arginine translocase subunit TatC: protein MTQQMEEMSITEHLSELRKRLIYVLSIFVLGLIAGFFVADPVYQYLTKSESAKGFVLHAFSFWDGIGIYMKIAGLFSLIITLPFTVYQIWKFVSPGLKPRERKATLKYVPYVFLLFLIGMAFSYYVIFPMALAFTTAITEKMGLVETYGMKQYFSFLFGIVLPVSLLFELPLLIMFLTGLRILNPIRLRKMRRVAYFVLIFIAVVITPPDFISDLLVMIPLLLLYEISVLLSAIVYRKQLAADQEIESRYVRAEDKKHAG, encoded by the coding sequence ATGACGCAGCAAATGGAAGAAATGTCGATTACGGAACATCTGAGCGAGCTGCGGAAGCGGCTGATCTACGTATTAAGCATTTTTGTGCTGGGACTGATTGCAGGATTTTTTGTGGCGGACCCGGTATATCAATATCTGACCAAGTCAGAGTCGGCTAAAGGTTTTGTATTGCATGCCTTCTCGTTCTGGGACGGGATTGGCATCTACATGAAGATTGCCGGTTTGTTTTCACTTATCATTACGCTGCCGTTTACGGTGTATCAAATCTGGAAGTTTGTTAGTCCAGGGCTAAAGCCGCGCGAGCGAAAAGCAACGCTGAAGTATGTGCCCTATGTGTTTCTGTTATTTCTTATAGGTATGGCTTTCTCGTATTATGTCATATTTCCGATGGCACTCGCCTTCACGACAGCCATTACGGAGAAGATGGGGCTTGTGGAGACCTACGGGATGAAACAGTATTTCAGCTTCCTGTTTGGCATTGTGTTGCCTGTGTCCCTGTTATTTGAGCTACCTTTACTTATTATGTTCCTGACGGGACTGCGGATTCTGAATCCAATTCGTCTTCGCAAGATGCGTAGGGTCGCTTATTTTGTCTTGATCTTCATTGCAGTGGTTATTACACCGCCAGACTTCATATCCGATCTGCTGGTGATGATTCCCTTGCTCCTGTTATATGAGATTAGTGTGCTTTTATCTGCAATCGTATACCGCAAGCAGCTTGCGGCCGATCAAGAGATTGAATCCCGTTACGTTCGTGCTGAGGATAAGAAGCATGCAGGCTGA
- the groES gene encoding co-chaperone GroES, whose amino-acid sequence MIRPLGERVLVEPLEQEQTTSFGIVLPDSAKEKPQEGRIIAVGAGVLKDGVRVALEVKEGDRVIFSKYAGTEIKFEGKEYLIMKESDIHAILD is encoded by the coding sequence ATGATCAGACCTTTAGGTGAACGCGTATTGGTAGAACCACTGGAGCAAGAGCAAACAACTTCTTTCGGGATCGTACTCCCGGACTCCGCCAAAGAAAAACCGCAAGAGGGTAGAATCATTGCAGTTGGTGCTGGAGTATTGAAAGACGGCGTACGTGTGGCTCTGGAAGTGAAAGAAGGAGATCGCGTTATTTTCTCCAAATATGCCGGTACAGAAATCAAATTCGAAGGTAAAGAATATTTGATTATGAAAGAAAGCGATATTCACGCGATTCTCGACTAA
- the groL gene encoding chaperonin GroEL (60 kDa chaperone family; promotes refolding of misfolded polypeptides especially under stressful conditions; forms two stacked rings of heptamers to form a barrel-shaped 14mer; ends can be capped by GroES; misfolded proteins enter the barrel where they are refolded when GroES binds) has protein sequence MAKDIKFSEDARRSMLRGVDALANAVKVTLGPKGRNVVLEKKFGSPLITNDGVTIAKEIELEDAFENMGAQLVKEVATKTNDVAGDGTTTATVLAQALITEGLKNVTAGASPIGIRKGIDKAVKAAVAELQSISKPIDSKQSIAQVAAISAADEEVGELIAEAMEKVGKDGVITVEESKGFATELEVVEGMQFDRGYISPYMITDTDKMEAVLDNPYILITDKKISSTQDILPLLEKIVQQGKPLVLIAEDIEGEALAMLVVNKLRGTFNAVAVKAPGFGDRRKAMLQDIAALTGGQLITEELGLDLKSAVVEQLGTARQIRVTKENTIIVDGAGNKSDIDARVSQIRTQLEETTSEFDKEKLQERLAKLSGGVAVIKVGAATETELKERKLRIEDALNATRAAVEEGIVSGGGTALMNVYSAVAAVALSGDEQTGVNIVLRALEAPIRTIAANAGEEGSVIVERLKKEQTGIGFNAATGDWVNMIEAGIVDPAKVTRYALQNAASVAAMFLTTEAVIADKPEPAGAGGGMPDMGGMGGMGGMM, from the coding sequence ATGGCTAAAGACATTAAATTCAGTGAAGACGCTCGTCGCTCCATGCTTCGTGGTGTGGACGCATTGGCTAATGCAGTAAAAGTAACACTCGGTCCTAAAGGCCGTAACGTGGTTCTGGAGAAAAAATTCGGAAGCCCGCTCATCACTAACGATGGTGTAACCATTGCTAAAGAAATCGAACTGGAAGATGCATTCGAGAACATGGGTGCACAACTGGTTAAAGAAGTAGCAACGAAAACGAACGATGTTGCCGGTGACGGTACTACAACAGCAACTGTATTGGCGCAAGCGCTGATCACAGAAGGTCTGAAAAACGTAACTGCAGGCGCTAGCCCAATTGGTATCCGCAAAGGTATCGACAAAGCGGTTAAAGCTGCGGTTGCTGAATTGCAATCCATCTCCAAACCAATTGATTCCAAACAATCCATCGCACAAGTTGCAGCAATCTCTGCAGCTGACGAAGAAGTAGGCGAACTGATCGCTGAAGCTATGGAAAAAGTGGGTAAAGATGGGGTAATCACAGTAGAAGAATCCAAAGGATTCGCTACTGAGCTTGAAGTGGTTGAAGGTATGCAATTCGACCGTGGATACATCTCTCCTTACATGATCACAGATACGGACAAAATGGAAGCTGTTTTGGACAACCCGTACATCTTGATCACAGACAAAAAAATCTCCAGCACGCAAGACATCTTGCCATTGCTTGAGAAAATCGTTCAACAAGGCAAACCGCTGGTATTGATCGCTGAAGATATCGAAGGCGAAGCACTGGCTATGCTGGTTGTGAACAAATTGCGTGGTACATTCAATGCTGTAGCTGTTAAAGCTCCAGGATTCGGTGACCGTCGTAAAGCAATGCTGCAAGACATCGCTGCCCTCACTGGTGGCCAATTGATCACGGAAGAACTGGGTCTTGACCTGAAATCCGCTGTTGTGGAACAACTGGGTACAGCTCGTCAAATCCGTGTAACAAAAGAAAACACAATCATCGTTGACGGTGCTGGTAACAAATCCGATATCGATGCACGTGTTAGCCAAATCCGTACACAACTGGAAGAAACAACTTCCGAGTTCGACAAAGAGAAACTGCAAGAGCGTCTGGCTAAATTGTCCGGTGGTGTAGCAGTAATCAAAGTTGGTGCGGCTACTGAAACAGAATTGAAAGAACGCAAACTTCGCATCGAAGATGCCCTGAACGCAACTCGCGCTGCGGTTGAAGAAGGTATCGTATCCGGTGGTGGTACAGCGCTCATGAACGTATATAGCGCGGTTGCGGCTGTGGCTCTGTCCGGTGACGAGCAAACAGGCGTAAACATCGTCCTGCGTGCTCTGGAAGCACCAATCCGCACAATCGCAGCTAACGCTGGCGAAGAAGGTTCCGTAATCGTGGAACGTCTGAAAAAAGAACAAACAGGAATCGGCTTCAACGCTGCAACTGGCGATTGGGTTAACATGATCGAAGCTGGTATCGTTGACCCTGCGAAAGTAACTCGTTATGCATTGCAAAACGCTGCTTCCGTAGCAGCAATGTTCCTGACTACTGAAGCAGTTATCGCTGATAAACCAGAACCTGCAGGTGCTGGTGGCGGAATGCCTGACATGGGCGGTATGGGTGGAATGGGCGGCATGATGTAA
- a CDS encoding NAD(P)/FAD-dependent oxidoreductase has protein sequence MIHMYDVLVIGAGQAGLAAGYYLQQSGLTFLIVDAASSVGESWRKRYDSLRLFTPRMYDGLPGLPLSGNKNSLPSKDEIADYFESYAKRMHLPIKLNCEISRLSKQDEMYYAETNDGMIEARNIIVATGPFQTKNVPHFAKSLSENVVQLHSSEYKNMSQLHHGTTVVVGGGNSGAQIAVELASDEQQTVYISIARNITFRPLHIMKQSIFWYFEKLGVLRASADRMVGKWLRNQPEYVYGYELKELMIQGKVNMRPRAVNAIDDRILYEDGSETRIDNIIWATGFKRNDSWIAINTAFDAQGAILHERGVSPVAGLYFVGLPWQTSRGSALLGWVKYDAQRIVSHIKGKSY, from the coding sequence ATGATACATATGTACGATGTATTGGTTATCGGAGCTGGACAAGCAGGCTTGGCAGCAGGTTACTATCTTCAGCAGTCGGGGTTAACCTTTTTAATCGTTGACGCTGCCTCATCTGTCGGAGAGTCTTGGCGTAAACGATACGATTCCTTGCGTCTTTTTACCCCACGAATGTATGATGGTTTACCGGGATTGCCTCTTAGTGGAAATAAAAATAGCTTGCCAAGCAAAGATGAAATTGCAGATTATTTTGAAAGTTACGCCAAGAGAATGCATCTTCCTATAAAGTTAAACTGTGAAATCTCGCGTCTATCGAAGCAAGATGAGATGTACTATGCTGAAACTAATGATGGAATGATTGAAGCGCGCAATATTATCGTTGCGACGGGCCCTTTCCAGACCAAGAATGTTCCTCATTTTGCGAAATCATTATCCGAGAATGTGGTTCAGCTTCACTCATCAGAGTATAAAAATATGTCTCAATTGCATCATGGAACAACAGTAGTTGTAGGTGGAGGGAATTCAGGTGCCCAAATCGCTGTAGAGTTAGCATCAGATGAACAACAAACCGTATACATATCCATAGCTCGAAATATTACCTTTAGGCCTTTGCATATCATGAAACAAAGTATATTCTGGTATTTTGAAAAGCTCGGCGTATTACGTGCAAGTGCAGATCGTATGGTTGGAAAATGGTTGCGAAATCAGCCCGAGTACGTTTATGGCTACGAGTTAAAAGAGTTGATGATCCAAGGGAAAGTTAACATGCGCCCACGTGCTGTAAATGCAATAGATGACCGCATCCTATATGAGGATGGTAGTGAGACACGAATAGACAATATTATCTGGGCGACTGGATTTAAGCGAAACGATAGTTGGATCGCTATCAATACTGCTTTTGATGCCCAAGGTGCAATTTTACACGAGAGAGGAGTCTCACCGGTTGCTGGACTTTACTTTGTAGGACTGCCTTGGCAGACATCACGAGGCTCTGCATTGTTGGGATGGGTCAAGTACGATGCTCAGAGAATCGTTAGTCATATCAAAGGTAAATCATATTAA